Proteins found in one Plasmodium chabaudi chabaudi strain AS genome assembly, chromosome: 5 genomic segment:
- a CDS encoding erythrocyte membrane antigen 1, with product MKIISLGLISSILFSIVLAKNSSESESTTGCFPFCRKKTKKGHKTADELVEGKDEYNPDLPNLKFIEEFEPMTLEGCKGRLKELDDPFVSETDGMIIDEVTGFSRRKNDSVLSGWYVRPYEEDYDHMIKLNFIPLSEYYQRKQKNAHKQSGTYTPICRMSEKQEINTIHENDSNILHEDKENENKIEEKDELEEKSIAQLFPEDREDDKKIKEIVRRLYRVWKKDKAEIDKTEIDKTEMKKMEEKKMKKIERKKKMTKLMNKIKCWN from the exons ATGAAGATAATATCATTAGGCCTAATTTCCTCAATACTATTTAGTATAGTTTTAGCAAAAAACAGTTCGGAATCAGAGTCCACCACGGGTTGc tttccATTctgtagaaaaaaaacaaagaaaGGCCATAAGACGGCAGATGAACTAGTTGAAGGTAAGGATGAGTATAACCCTGATTTACCAAATCTCAAATTTATAGAAGAATTCGAACCAATGACATTAGAAGGTTGCAAAGGACGCCTGAAGGAATTAGATGATCCCTTTGTCTCAGAAACCGATGGTATGATTATTGATGAAGTTACAGGATTTTCAAGAAGAAAAAACGATTCCGTTTTATCAGGATGGTATGTTAGACCATATGAAGAAGATTATGATCATATGATTAAACTTAATTTTATACCTCTTAGCGAATATTATCAACGCAAACAAAAGAACGCACATAAACAAAGTGGAACCTACACTCCAATATGTAGGATGTCTGAAAAAcaagaaataaatacaatacATGAAAACGACTCAAATATACTACATgaagataaagaaaatgaaaataaaattgaagaaaAAGATGAATTAGAAGAAAAATCGATAGCTCAATTATTTCCCGAGGATAGAgaagatgataaaaaaattaaagagaTAGTAAGAAGGTTGTATCGTGTCTGGAAAAAGGATAAAGCGGAAATTGATAAAACAGAAATTGATAAAACAGAAATGAAGAAGATggaggaaaaaaaaatgaagaagatcgagagaaagaaaaagatgACGAAGCTgatgaataaaataaaatgctggaattaa